A region of Massilia sp. WG5 DNA encodes the following proteins:
- a CDS encoding DUF6622 family protein yields the protein MLHQILSHTPTYVWAILAVLVWRGLAALRDREVTIRSLFIVPLVMLALALQDVNAKFGANGAALGAWAVAAAGAAALAWAFGRSRTAPGAKPGHVIVRGSPAPMAMMLAVFFTKYAAAVLLAVLPHARQDALVAAGVCALFGVFNGCFLGRLARDVAEWRGRTQRGLSTARKAFSAAG from the coding sequence ATGCTGCACCAGATCCTGAGCCACACCCCCACCTATGTCTGGGCCATCCTCGCCGTGCTGGTCTGGCGCGGCCTGGCCGCCCTGCGCGATCGCGAGGTGACGATCCGCAGCCTGTTCATCGTCCCCCTCGTCATGCTGGCGCTGGCGCTGCAGGACGTGAACGCGAAATTCGGTGCGAACGGCGCGGCGCTCGGCGCCTGGGCCGTCGCGGCGGCGGGCGCGGCGGCGCTGGCGTGGGCCTTCGGCCGCAGCCGCACGGCGCCGGGAGCGAAGCCCGGCCATGTGATCGTGCGCGGCAGCCCGGCGCCGATGGCGATGATGCTGGCGGTGTTCTTCACCAAATACGCGGCGGCCGTGCTGCTGGCGGTGCTGCCGCATGCGCGCCAGGATGCGCTGGTCGCGGCGGGCGTGTGCGCCCTGTTCGGCGTGTTCAACGGCTGCTTCCTGGGCCGTCTGGCGCGCGACGTGGCGGAATGGCGCGGCAGGACTCAGCGCGGCTTGAGCACGGCCCGGAAGGCCTTCAGCGCGGCCGGGTGA
- a CDS encoding PRC-barrel domain-containing protein yields MSYADRDKYGMYKDTGSAGPGPALMGADTLLGDSVVNGANDDLGDIKEIMLDMNTGQVAYAVLAFGGFLGMGEKLFAVPWQALHLDTVNKRFVLDIDKERLKNAPGFNKDAWPDMADVQWTNQVHSFYGTDPQRSGAPSMGPDVATRGAGAGDLASGSGISADPRAGNQGDDKDLSHIRGSNIG; encoded by the coding sequence ATGAGTTATGCAGACCGCGACAAGTACGGCATGTACAAGGACACCGGCAGCGCCGGTCCCGGCCCCGCCCTGATGGGCGCGGATACCTTGCTCGGCGACAGCGTCGTCAACGGCGCCAACGACGACCTGGGCGACATCAAGGAGATCATGCTCGACATGAACACCGGCCAGGTCGCCTATGCGGTACTGGCCTTCGGCGGCTTCCTCGGCATGGGCGAGAAACTGTTCGCCGTGCCGTGGCAGGCGCTGCACCTGGACACCGTCAACAAGCGCTTCGTGCTGGACATCGACAAGGAACGCCTGAAGAATGCCCCCGGCTTCAACAAGGATGCCTGGCCGGACATGGCCGACGTCCAGTGGACCAACCAGGTCCACAGCTTCTACGGCACCGATCCGCAGCGCAGCGGCGCGCCGAGCATGGGCCCTGACGTGGCGACGCGCGGCGCGGGCGCCGGCGACCTCGCTTCCGGCAGCGGCATCAGCGCCGATCCGCGCGCCGGCAACCAGGGCGACGACAAGGACCTGAGCCACATCCGCGGCAGCAATATCGGCTGA
- a CDS encoding nuclear transport factor 2 family protein: MNHAASHASIIAERYLAIWNERDDIIRRARIAQLFATGASYADPMMRGSGIDGIDAMIGAAQRQFPGHRFSLHGTPDGHSDVVRFSWTLAPDGGAPVAQGSDIAHMDDDGLLVRVTGFLDAA, encoded by the coding sequence ATGAACCACGCAGCCAGCCACGCCAGCATCATCGCCGAGCGCTACCTCGCGATCTGGAACGAGCGCGACGACATCATCCGGCGCGCCCGCATCGCCCAGCTGTTCGCCACCGGCGCCAGCTATGCCGACCCGATGATGCGCGGCAGCGGCATCGACGGCATCGACGCCATGATTGGCGCTGCCCAGCGCCAGTTCCCGGGCCACCGCTTCAGCCTCCACGGCACCCCGGACGGACACAGCGACGTGGTCCGCTTTTCCTGGACCCTCGCGCCCGACGGCGGCGCCCCGGTCGCGCAAGGCAGCGACATCGCCCACATGGACGACGACGGCCTCCTGGTCCGGGTGACCGGCTTCCTCGACGCGGCCTGA
- a CDS encoding helix-turn-helix domain-containing protein, with translation MSADSGVSQRHLSFLESGRSQPSRELILKLGIALDVPLRQRNAMLLAAGFAPAYQERSLSDPELASVMQALEFMLRQQAPFPALVVDRLWNLVMFNEPAAGLMRWLLGMPPDAPIPRDGSINVLRLMLSPDGLRRHLLNWEAVCADSLLWIQREAMADGPGSEATALLAELSALPGMPSAGHVPNLERRALPFLPLQIARDEVRLNLFTTITTLGTPHDVTVHELRLESFFPADAATADWFRARFGG, from the coding sequence CTGTCGGCGGACAGCGGCGTCTCGCAGCGCCACCTGAGCTTCCTGGAAAGCGGCCGCTCCCAGCCGAGCCGCGAGCTGATCCTGAAACTCGGCATTGCGCTCGACGTGCCGCTCCGCCAGCGCAATGCGATGCTGCTGGCGGCCGGCTTCGCACCGGCCTACCAGGAGCGCAGCCTGTCCGATCCGGAGCTGGCCAGCGTGATGCAGGCGCTCGAATTCATGCTGCGCCAGCAGGCGCCCTTCCCGGCACTGGTGGTCGACCGCCTGTGGAACCTGGTGATGTTCAACGAGCCCGCCGCCGGCCTGATGCGCTGGCTGCTCGGCATGCCGCCGGATGCGCCGATCCCGCGCGACGGCTCGATCAATGTGCTGCGCCTGATGCTGAGCCCCGACGGCCTGCGCCGCCACCTCCTCAACTGGGAAGCCGTGTGCGCCGACAGCCTGCTGTGGATCCAGCGCGAGGCCATGGCCGACGGGCCGGGCAGCGAAGCGACCGCACTGCTGGCCGAATTGTCCGCCCTGCCCGGCATGCCCTCCGCCGGCCACGTGCCGAACCTGGAGCGGCGCGCGCTGCCCTTCCTGCCCCTGCAGATCGCGCGCGACGAGGTCCGCCTGAACCTGTTCACCACCATCACGACCCTGGGCACGCCGCACGACGTGACGGTGCACGAGCTGCGCCTGGAATCCTTCTTCCCGGCCGATGCGGCGACGGCGGACTGGTTCCGGGCCCGCTTCGGCGGCTGA
- a CDS encoding alpha/beta fold hydrolase, with amino-acid sequence MVLDKSLQALHDCHAAVQGADMAGELRAIGVPVLIVAGDRDVSAPLDLTARRSAALIPDARLRVIEGAAHGMFPTHVGQVNAGLLEFIGQGGYIGATGQEASTWTTSLAAATPATSMTSPPRCATGARGAASASCGCRRTAASRSAT; translated from the coding sequence ATGGTCCTCGACAAATCGCTGCAGGCCCTGCACGACTGCCATGCCGCGGTCCAGGGCGCCGACATGGCCGGCGAGCTGCGCGCCATCGGGGTGCCGGTGCTGATCGTGGCCGGCGACCGCGACGTCTCGGCGCCGCTCGACCTGACCGCGCGCCGCAGCGCCGCGCTGATCCCGGATGCGCGCCTGCGCGTCATCGAGGGTGCCGCGCACGGCATGTTCCCGACCCACGTCGGCCAGGTGAATGCCGGGCTGCTTGAATTCATCGGCCAGGGCGGCTACATTGGCGCGACCGGACAGGAGGCTTCGACATGGACGACAAGCTTGGCCGCGGCGACGCCGGCTACTTCAATGACTTCGCCTCCGCGCTGCGCTACTGGCGCACGCGGCGCGGCGTCAGCCAGCTGCGGCTGTCGGCGGACAGCGGCGTCTCGCAGCGCCACCTGA
- a CDS encoding alpha/beta hydrolase, translated as MKMSTLLLRLALAAPAACMSLASAAAPAAPALASAAAPLSIGDTWTIRSVALGETRRINVYVPAGIPAGTPLPVLYMPDGGMLEDFLHVAGLLQVGAGNGTVRPFLLVGIENTQRRRDLTGPTEVAKDRSIAPAVGGSQAYRDFIRKELMPEVEKRYRVTPERAIVGESLAGLFVVETLALEPELFDTYIAIDPSLWWNNGELAKRLLAHPPAAGRGKTLLIAASADGAPGIDAAALAASLAKAGLGFSYDAWPNESHATIYHPAALKAFRAVLKPR; from the coding sequence ATGAAGATGTCCACCCTGTTGCTGCGCCTTGCCCTGGCGGCGCCGGCGGCCTGCATGTCGCTGGCAAGCGCGGCGGCTCCCGCGGCGCCGGCGCTCGCCTCCGCCGCCGCGCCGCTCTCCATCGGCGACACCTGGACCATCCGGTCCGTGGCGCTCGGCGAAACCCGGCGCATCAACGTCTACGTCCCGGCCGGCATCCCGGCCGGGACGCCGCTGCCGGTGCTGTACATGCCGGACGGCGGCATGCTGGAGGACTTCCTGCACGTCGCCGGCCTGCTGCAGGTCGGCGCCGGCAACGGCACCGTGCGGCCCTTCCTGTTGGTGGGAATAGAAAACACGCAGCGCCGGCGCGACCTCACCGGCCCGACCGAGGTCGCAAAGGACCGCAGCATCGCGCCGGCGGTCGGCGGCTCGCAGGCCTACCGCGACTTCATCCGCAAGGAGCTGATGCCGGAAGTGGAAAAACGCTATCGGGTCACGCCGGAGAGGGCGATCGTCGGCGAATCGCTGGCCGGGCTGTTCGTGGTCGAGACCCTGGCGCTGGAACCGGAGCTGTTCGACACCTATATCGCGATCGACCCCAGTTTGTGGTGGAACAACGGCGAGCTGGCGAAGCGCCTGCTCGCGCATCCGCCGGCCGCCGGCCGCGGGAAGACCCTGCTGATCGCGGCCAGCGCCGACGGCGCGCCCGGCATCGACGCCGCTGCGCTGGCGGCGAGTCTGGCCAAGGCAGGACTGGGTTTCAGCTACGACGCGTGGCCGAACGAATCGCATGCCACCATCTATCACCCGGCCGCGCTGAAGGCCTTCCGGGCCGTGCTCAAGCCGCGCTGA
- a CDS encoding alpha/beta fold hydrolase: MTAHARVLGPNTVATANGVQLFYRDWPGSHPQARPVLFVAGWSMASGSWGYQMMALQRRGLRCIAFDRRGHGRSSDPGGYDFDTLVGHSMGCNEIVRCLTRFGSAGRVERIALLEQFRSRQLLRDYPLWIEENIEPALGFPPLPGANATTKACWRRWSSTNRCRPCTTAMPRSRAPTWPASCAPSGCRC, translated from the coding sequence ATGACAGCGCATGCCCGCGTCCTCGGCCCCAACACCGTCGCCACCGCGAATGGCGTCCAATTGTTCTACCGCGACTGGCCCGGCAGCCACCCGCAAGCCAGGCCGGTCCTGTTCGTCGCCGGCTGGTCGATGGCCTCAGGCTCATGGGGCTACCAGATGATGGCCCTGCAGCGGCGCGGCCTGCGCTGCATCGCCTTCGACCGCCGCGGCCACGGCCGCTCCAGCGATCCCGGCGGCTACGACTTCGACACCCTGGTCGGCCACTCGATGGGCTGCAACGAGATCGTTCGCTGCCTGACGCGCTTCGGCAGCGCCGGCCGCGTCGAGCGCATCGCCCTGCTGGAGCAGTTCCGCAGCCGGCAGCTGCTGCGCGACTACCCGCTCTGGATCGAGGAAAACATCGAGCCTGCGCTGGGTTTCCCACCGCTCCCTGGTGCGAACGCCACCACCAAGGCCTGCTGGCGGCGATGGTCCTCGACAAATCGCTGCAGGCCCTGCACGACTGCCATGCCGCGGTCCAGGGCGCCGACATGGCCGGCGAGCTGCGCGCCATCGGGGTGCCGGTGCTGA